The sequence below is a genomic window from Pagrus major chromosome 20, Pma_NU_1.0.
CGCCCAGCAGAGAGGAGTACACAGGCAGGGCCCTCCCACctgcacctttaacataaaTATTTTAAGGAGCTAGTGATTTCACTGCTGCTCACATCTTTGCTTTCAAAACTCTGCTTTGAGAATAAATAAGAATTCAACTACATGGAAATGCGGATGCCTCAGTGGCTATGTGGAAATTTACGCTTTGATGTAAGATGATAAACAGGAGACTAGCTTGTATTGGAAGAACAACCAATTTATTCAGTAGGTGCAAAAGGAATAATGTGTCAACTTTTCATCAATATGCATGTTTGAACATAAAACACCATGCATGTAATAAGAGAGGTTCTTCACTGGTGAAGCCTCTGCACAAAAATGAGAAGCAATCTCTTGAGATGTACACtcttcagaggaagagagagagaaggaaagagacgaggagaaatgttttcattaagtGCCCTGCAACACCTCTTTTTCACTCAATTTCCTCCTGCCCTAAACTGATTTTGGCTGCTCAAAAATGAGTAACAAGTGcacaaaataaatgtgcaaCACTGCATGCAAGGCTCCACTTTTTCCCCTTtgcttaaatgtgaagattatCTATCTCTGATTACCACCGAAACCTAGGTTGCCTAGCAACACACAATTAAGAAGTATGCTTTTCGATCGGTGGCAAGGGCTGCCCATTATCAGATGAAGTTACTGAAGCAACAAATGTCAGCTACATGCAAATGAGTTTGTTGTGCTAAAAGTGGAGTTGGGGGGGTTGCTGCCACTGTGACcttgaaaaacagcaaatatttgcaTGAAGCTCGAAAAAAGGACTTCCAACCACGACCTCCCCAAGCACTCCTCCCCCTTCCACTGGATCTCGCACCTCACTTTTTATTTCCTTGACAACACACGAAGGGAAGCCACTTCATAAAAGTCATTACTCTTTAACAAGTGCAGCAGCCCACAGACCCATTAGAGAGGCAGGAAAGAAGCAGGGTTACGTGGCTAAAACCAAGGTTAAAAGATTTCATTCTTCCCGAAGCTCATCATCTCTCATCAACAGGGAAATGCATCAACTTGTTAAGGTGACAAATCAAGGCCTGTAGTGTAAAAATAAGTTGAGATAATGCCGTGTTTGAGATTTCACTCTCATGGAAACCTGAGCATAAAAAGCTGCCACGCTACTTGTATTAACCTCACATGAGACAAAAAACTAAACATAATTATGTGCGAGGCCACTGAAGATGAaccataaacacattcagatgaatgtgtgattaaaaagaaaacaaacaaaaaggcaagTTTGGTCTCGCCATATTGTGTGCAGCAGCCTGCTTACGAGACCTTCAAAAGCATTACACTTCTTTCATTATTGTCActccataaaaatgtaaattcactCTTGATCAaagagtaaatgttggcaagTTAGTTTAAGCAGCACAAAGCAGAAGACATGTACTTCAtataaatattcagtttgaGCGGGCAGAACATTTTCTATCGATGTACCTAATGTTTGAGCCAAAACTGAGTATATAAAACatagcaaacaaaaaaatgtgggCTTACAGCGTCACTACAGCGATACCGGAATTTCAAAACACTCAACAGGATGTCTATAAACCTATACCTATTATAGTCTACACAACTATACATCCAATCAGTGTAATTGGATTTGAGGCAGTTAAGCCCCTGATTAGGTGAGAGTGCAGTGTAAAATAGAATGACAGCAACTCTGCATCAAGGAAATAAACTTTTAGACAAGctgggtgtttgtgtttttgatatttacTAAATCtgtcttgttaaaaaaacaaaaaaacaagctgtagGAGTATATTAAGGGAACAGCTTCCAACCACTATCCcatctttgaaaatgtttttttgccaaATTGTTTTGTGAGTGCTTCCCAACATTTAGTGAACAAACCATGTACAAGCATCCTTGAAAAAGCGAGGTGGTGCTACAAAACCACTCCAAAAAGGCACACTGTTGCTTCAGAATGATTCTGACCATCAAGctaagtgaaagaaaaagacagcaaaATGTGACCTCAATAACTGGAGTGCTGCTCATAAGAAATATTTCATCTTGGTGATGAGACAGGATCCCCTCCGGCAAATGACACAACTCTGTTGCAATACATGTATAAATAGTTGCataatttaaaggaaaaaaagaccTCTCAGAGCAAAGCAGCTTAACTTGTCAGTTGCATCTTACATGCTACTCCCCCATTCAAAAAGACTGTCAGTCTGATTTTCCTAGTATGCCAAAAACCTATGTATCATATACAGAATTAAATCTCACTATGCATCTAATCTAtgacaaaacaacatcagaGAAAAACTAAGTTATTACCAACATCTACAGAAGATATATAGATCAACAAGGACAGAAAAGAAATGAGGGAGAAAGGTGGGGTTTGACATTACTTGTGTCAGGTGTGGTGGCCATGGTTGAGACTATGACAGGTGGACCAGTACGCCGTCCTACCATCTTGTTGTTGTTAAGGTTTTGCGCTTGGagagtggtggaagaagtaacTGGAACAATGGTACTCTCAGTAGCAGCGTTGAGCCCTTTCCGGAGAAGTTGGGGGCTGTGAAGGGGGCTTGGCGCTCCTACTGGCGATGCTAGGGGTAGGTTGGGGGCTCTCTTCATCAGCTCCATGGGGGAATAGGAGCCAGAGAAGGTTTTGGGCGCTGCTCCAGGCGTGCCCGGAGCTGGTGGAGGCTGTTGTCCAAGAGCAGACATAGCAAGACCGGTGTGGGCATTGTATAGGGAGAGGGGTCTTCCCTGAGTCACAGCACTGCTATATCCTCCAGGGCTGATTGGGAAGGCTCCAGTTGCCAGGGGCCGTGCTCCTGGGTAGGTGGTCGTCTCCAGTAAATGTTGGGATGGTGCGCTACTGGGTCTTCTACCAAGAAACTCTCCCATCCTGGGGGACACGGTCTGGATGGTGGTGGGAGGCTGCTGCATCAGGTTGGGGTCCATGGTCAAACCTTGGGGCTGCATGTAGAGGTCGTTGCGGTGGCTGAAGCTGTTGGATCGGGTTCGTGGAACTGGCCCACTTGCCTTGCAACTGAGCGCTACACGGGACAGAACACGAGCCTGGGCCAAGTTAGGCGCCACAGAGCGGACATCATGGTCCTCCATCATTCCCAGTGTGGCAGTGGAATCAAAGCCATGTTGCAGCAGGAGAGTGATGGTGCTCTCAACCAAGCCTTCAGATCGCAGAAAAGACAAGAAGGCCGGGTCCACCATCTTCTTGGGGTCTACAGCACTGGGATGATGAGGAGGCATGCCAGAGGCCATTCCAGCTGTGGCAGCCACCATGGCTGCGCTGGGGTCATAGTTTGGGTCATAAGGCAGTCGCTGGGAGGCTATAGCTCCGTAAGCCCGGGGTAGACCGCCGTCCATTCCCTGAGAAGCTGGGTCCACCACAGCAGCTGGCTGGCGAGGGTCCAGGGACAAGCTGTTGATATTGTTGTAAGCTTGGCGTGCAGAGAGAGACGATAGCTCAGCAGTGTAAAAAGGAAGAGGGGGCTGGACCCCGTAGActgcaggagagggagagctgCCACCAATACGCTGGACGTCTTGGATCATCTTAGATCCAAGCGTTTCCCTGTACATACGGCTCAGCTCAtgaaggggagggggaggaggaggcggaggaggtgggggaggaggtggaggaggtggaggcgcAGGGGTAGGTGTAGAAGCAGAGGCCAGCACGGAAGGTGTGGCCCTTGCCTGTCCTTGATCCCAGGTAGGCCTCACCCCCCCTGCGCTGGACCCATAATGCAAGACTGATCTGTTGAGCAGGTGCTGGTTATCCCTATAAAACCCAGACTCTTCAAGTGGCTGACCTGATAAGGTAGCGTCAGCCAGGTAGTAATCCTGAGGTGGTGCAGAAGCCCTGCCAGCCATCACTTGTCTGAGGTAGAGGCTGCTGTTCAGATCGGGTGCAGAGTTCTTCCTCATTAGCTGCTGCACATGCCGGACAGGGTGGACGTGCAGGGTGGACTGAAGAACTGGATCCTGTTTCTCACCAAGACCAAGATCTCCTCCACACAGTGCCAAAGAATTCCTTCGCCCTGCAACAGTGCCACAGTAGTGACAGCGACTCGCAGCCCTGTCGTTGTGGCCTTCAGTCCATTCAGGACCCCACTGGCTCAGAGAGCCACCAAAATGCGACTGCTCACTTGAGTTAGGCATCAGTGAAGACAATAAAGCGGACAGCTATATAAGCTGAAAATAGAGCCGGGTATTGTGTTTCAACTCTCCAGTTACACTCGCCCCCAATCAAAAgggaggagtggagaggagaaaaggtAAAGCATGAGGTACCCTTTACCTGATCTGCAGCTGTAGGcacccccctcccctcactCTTAAGTCTGTGCTATCATGTAGCTCCCTGCTGGTAGCCTATCTAAATAATTCAGCCCTGGAAACATTAGAAATCCACAAGGAGAGAGGCACAACATGACAAACacatagacaaacacacatgcagacatgaaaaaacacacctTTAGGGCGAGGTTCTACTCCATTCTACGGCAGGATTCATGCTTGTGCTGGGCATGACGCTTACGTTCCAAACTCAGTCCGAGGGTAAAGAAATTGGGGTAAAAACACATGGTGGACAATGCCAACAGAATGGAGGAGGGGACGAGACGCACTAATCCAATGGGGTTGATGCACGCCATTGGCAGGGACAGTCCTCTCCTCCGCAGCGTTTGCCACATGGGGATTAGCGTCAAACTAAAACCTGCTTAAATCCACTGGCCCCTGTGACATCACTTGAACCAGATAGTGTACACAGCCAGCACGCTTCTGAGGCCCCTGGATGTGTTTATGGTGCTTAGTGGTTACTACTAAACCCTTCGATGGCCTGCAGCCGGCATCCCTCTGGTCGTGAATGGATCTTCCCAGAGGGACCAGGGAGGTTGGGGACTGTCATGCTTGCTGTAGTGTGTCCCTGGAGAGAGGGGGGGTAGGGGCGTTTGTGAAGGCCGTTACACACATATACTGCTGAGGGTCAGATTTAATCTGGTGGCTACTAGAAGGAGGACAGGAGGCGCTCCACTCAAAGCATGGAGAATGCACAGCCTCTACTGGGCAAGCACAGTTTCGCATATATGAATACACACATACCCAGAGTTTTCCATACCATTATAAGGCTTAGGTGCATCACCCAAGCAATGTTGAGCACCACCTTAGCCAAATAAATGACTATTCCCAGATTTAATGGTTGCAGTTGGTCTCCAGTGAACTTCTCTAGCAAGTTTTATCATTAAGCTTTTTGTGTTTCGTTTATTTCTTATCTGATCTTGCGTTTCCTTGAGGGAAACCGCCAAAATCCAAAACGAAAAGCCATGCAACCATGCAGTGTCTTCATAATCAGTCATGTTATTCCATAACAATGTTtcaattcattatttttatttgatgtatACTAGGGCTAAAATCAATGTTTTCATATTAATTGGTTGTTTATAAAGCATCAGacaatagtaaaaaaaaaaaaatgttcatcataTTTTCCTGTGAGACCAAGATGATACCTTCagattggttgttttgtttttgaccgACAataaaaaacccaaagatattcagttttgaATCATATAAAGCTAAGAAAAGCACCGAAACGTAACATCTCagtaaattagattttttgcttgtaaattattaatttctaattTTCCTTCATATCATCTAATCCAGTCACCTAATCAACTTATTTCAAATCAGCGTAATTCAGGagttataaaagaaaaaaatccataccTTGAAAAGTCTGCTGTATTACTGTCATTATAAGGCCATGCTATGCTTGCTTCACAAACTTTTGATCACAACAAGAATCAGCGTGATCTGCACCTTTACTCTCTGAGTCGTATTTTCCCTCACAGAGCTCGCTCTTTGCTACGACATACACCAGATGTACAACGGAGCAGATGTGCCTTATCTGAGATGTTGGCATCACAGAGATAACTGCCGGTGTTTACTTGCCGTGACAAGagcaatgtaaacaaaaaacctgcagcagagggagaagaaaagggcGCTTTGATAAGTGTGTGATGGGAAAAAAGCTGATAAGGCGGGAGGCTGCCAGCTTCACCTCTAAGACAGACAGTGCAGGATAGGACAAGGCAGGAGGGGAAGGGGATATGATTGGACTGCACTGGACTGTGACAACTAGATGGCTACGAGCCTGTTTCTATTCTGTGctttatttctgtttgaatAAGGCAACAGGGGTTTAAAGGAAGAATTTCTGCAGCAAGTTGCCAGGGACATCATCTGGAAGCTCCTGAagctgagacacagagacagcgTGACTGAGATTGGCTAAATTTATTACTGTTCGAGACTGACAGGAGACTGCTAAAGTACTGTGCCTTTTAATGTTGTCCCACTACCTGTCAAGTTACAGAAAGAAATGCTATAACAAGCTCGTTTTCATTTCGGAGCTTAGGTGATGCAATCGTGATataatatcaaaaacaaaaatcagattGTTTCATTATGGAACATCCTAATTGGAGAACATTAAGTaggtcaaaacaaaaataaatcagaacaGTTTCATTTTCCCTGTGGCCCTTAGCAGTCCAGGATGATGCACATCTGAGGCATGGTTTCTTTCATTAGAGGTAAAGTATACCTAGCAATTTCCTCTTAGTGATTTCTCAGCTCTGTCCTCCCAGGTCTGAGTCTCCCTGCGCTTTTTTGTCAGCTGTAAAACACACCATTAATCACTGTTGTATCTCTCTACGGCGATCGCCGACAATAACTTCTTTTAATAAGCCCCTTCCAGGGCTGTGTGTCACTCAGATCCCCGCTTCCtgacaaaatattaataacaataataaacatctCAAGTACGGTCAGGCTCGTGTTGCTAAAAGCGAAACAAGGATATGACATATCATATCTCCTGCCATGCAAATTGCTGCATTTCCCACAATTCATAAGCAGAAGAAGCTGGGGTACCATATTCATGTTGTCTACATTCTCTGATATGCCTCTCATGAGAGCTGCTCCATAATTAAGTGAGCACGCTATATTACATTCATCAAGCAACAGGGACCCTGTAGTTGCTAGCATGAATAAtacaacagaagaaaagaaacccCCAAACTTACACAGTGGATATTTGGTGTACAGCATCAGAATTGATGCCAACACTCGGCTTGCTAGTTCGCAGCCAATCATACGGCTCTGTGAAAGACCTCTAGGTACAATGTGTTGAACAGACGTCCAGCAACAGTCATGCCTTTGGAGCAATCTGGCCATCTTTCTAGGGCACAGGACGCTAACGGCGAGACTTGGCAGGCAGTGCGGGCAGAGATAGCTGCAGAATGATTTAGATAGCTGCAACTCTACAACTGCTGATCCATTAAACTTTCATAGGGGCTTCATAAATTAAAACCATGACTGGAAGAACTTGAAAATTCTACTCAATTACTGTgattgtacagtatattaaagTTTTAACTAGCCTCTGGGCCTTTGCTCGCTCTAACACAAGTACGGGGGGGGGGAAGGGGCAAtggggaaagaaaaacacatggtACCAATTCTGCTCCGATGGCTTTTGGAGGGTTCACATCTGCTGTGTTATCAAGACGCCGTCCTCCGCCTCTTTACCACCTCGCATCTCCGCAGTGTATGACACAGCATGTCATGGGTGGGAGGAACGCGGGGCACAGCGAGAGCCACTACTGCAAAACCTTTTATCAACAAGGCGAGACCTCTGGTAGACTCGATGAGGCAACTGATTAGAGTTTTGTCTTCCATTTTAGCGGTTTAGTTTGTTCCCTCTTTAGCCTCGTGTGCAAGCCCCGCGCTCCGCCTGCCTATCATTATCAAGCCAGTGGCCCATACTGCATCACAGATGGGGCAGACAGAAGGGAGAGACGACAGCCCGCTTGCTTTTTGGAGAGACGAGGAGTGTGCAGCTgagtgagagaagagagagagagaaggaaggaaagaagggaAAATGTAATTCGCCTCCACATCACCGATGAAGAAACGATATGGGGTCTGGTTAAATGAAAGAACGCTCTCACAATATGTTTAACTCGGCTGTGGTTATAAGAGGAGATGGAGCGGGGGTTAAATGTAGGTAGAGACTGAACacttcattcatttaatttatgcACATCTCCTGAGGTGTTAATGCATGGtttacaaatgtcaatatgaccTCGAACACCTTTAATTTACCAAAAACCTGAAGACCATGTATTGTCTCTTTTTCAACTAACAAAATAAGCCCAACTAACTACAGGAATACTTCAGAGCTACGAACTTTTAATTCTAGATATTCAGTCACGAGCGGTTATATCAGTTGGCCTATATTATGCGTCAATATGCAAAcctctcctttttgttttgcaatTACAATGTAGAAAAAGATATTTGGGCTCAttcataattattaaattccacTGTCTCAGTTCACTGGTGTCATTTTAGattataaagtttattgttaacctgtaaaatatcctgccttcCTTACATATCTTcatcaagtgtttgataacactatttgagggatcattgcaaaaaacaAATTGTGTATATTTGCTGATATATTGAAACTGGAATGTTTTTTATAATATCGGTATTGGTCTCTGATTCAGACATTGGAACTGGAATGACAAACAAAGATTACAATctcctaaataaataaaacatagataaaataaaacccCACAACCAAAACAATCGGTAAAAAATCTTATTATTGTCGGGAAAGCCCTGCTGTTTATTCTGGCATGGTGTTTGAATATCGGTGACAATCTTATGTAAACTGGCACGCGTGTAAAGACAACGGGAATATTGAGGTCAGCATAACAAattgtttaatgttgtgttaaCTCAAGCAGCCGAAAAGATCCTAATAAAAcacccaaataaaaaaaacatgagtaCTGTTTTCTAATTTTTGTAATATATCTCATcgaataatatatttttttaaatcagaataAGAGTTCATTGTCACATTCGACGTTTTAATTGCAGTCAGTACTCAAAAAGATTTGAGGTTTGATATACAGCCCTCATTTTCACATAAGCATCAATCCACCGCTCACTTGTGcaagatacaaaaacaaacaaaccctaCAACAAGCAGAGACAGGCAAGACTGTATATGAAACAAGCTTCATCAAAGAACAACCTGGTAAATAAAAGACCACAAAGCACATAGCCATCAGACTCAAGTACtacaaaagtttttttcagaTCTATGTTGAAAGGTcctcattttctctcatttctgACCAAGTAAGCTTTAGTTTGAAAGGAAAGcctaacacttagtcaaatgtttagatttacagtcaattaatcaattagtatGAGATTAGATTGTTTATCCTCCACTGCTATAACTCAGTTAAAAGTTTACACAACATAAATTAACATAAACGCTGGTTATCAGCAAATAATCACTGGAAAGAACAATTGGcaactgaagtgtttttgtgctttgCTCAGCGGCTAATGTGGATAAATTATATTCCTAATTATGCAACCATAAAGTGCCATCATGTaacacaacatgaataaaatgcAGATGTTGATTAAAACATTATCTGACTAGATTAGAGTGGCTCTAATCTAACCCAGAGGGGAAACAGCATTGCAGTCTACAAGCAAAACAACAATCTTAGCAACGgcgaaaggaaaaaaaaaaaaaaaaagacagcgagagagagagatcaggaAAAAGGAGCGTCCTCCCTCCCAGCCACTCGGCCCAGTTGCTGCAGAATGATAAACATTGGTTCAGCTCAAATTAAGCTGAGAACATGAAAGGACCTGAGGCTGGGAGGAACATGGGCCACGGCAGATCACTCCTCATCTCTTCAGATGACAGAAATGAATCTCTTCAcccctgagagagagaaagagaaagagagagagagagaaagctccTCTCTATTCCTCATAACGCTGAATTAAAGCTGATGCTTACCAGCAGCTGCTTTgattgagctaactagcagctTTTGATGAAAACAGTCGCAACCAGCTCCCTGCCACCTTATTTGCAGACAGGCCAGATTATGCTAAATACATATCAAGGACTTTAATGGCTTAATCAGCCTTGTCATCTACCCACCGGGTTTCCTTAGATACCGCTTTTCTGATCCCACTGCCATAAATGCCAATGTATAACAGCCAGAATGAACAACTAGGGcaatataacattaaaaaaaatacattttacaccTTGCACGGCATTGGAAACTGTGTTGGACGATgagggttgtttttttagttgtcGGGTAAACAATGGAAACAAAGGCAAAGGCTCTGTTGGACAGTGCAGAGAGAGTATGGTCTCAGCAGACGTTTTTGAAAGAAAACGCTCCAGACTTTCCCTTGAAAGAGATTGAGGAGAGACAGCACGAATCACGGCTTCATCTGGTCTGTATCTGTTTGCCAACTGTGGCCCTGGTTGAAGTGTGAACCTGGATTAAGATGACTTAGTCCCGACAGCAGCCAAATGAGCCCTGTGAGGATTTTTACCTGTGTGCGAAACAAAAAGCAGAGCCGCgcttcatgtgtgttttctcctcgCGTGGAGACAATTGCCATGGCAGCCTTATCACGCCGCTACATGCAATCAGCGGGACAACTTTGCCTGGTCATTGGCTCATGaacaaatcacaaatcacaagctgtttttttttctttacgcCCTCACAATGGCCGCCAGAGGACTGATTCACTGATCCTGTATGATGGCCATCTGGAGAGCTAGTatgcttgagtgtgtgtgtttggatgagCGTGTATGTattggtgtgtctgtgtgtgtgtgtgtgtgtgtgtgtgtgtgaggaggaacgTCGGCAGGTAGTACGCTCACCACGAGCTAGCTCGGCATGCATCACAGCAACACCTGTTACCATCTCTCTGTGCGTCTCCTGTGGGCTTTGAGCTCGTGCCCGGCAGAGCAGAGTAACTGTTGTTCCCTCAGGAATGACTAACTACCTCAGCTGTCTGATTCACACGCACGCAACAGCTGGATGTGGACTGCGACTCTAATCACGAAGGATTTCCACCAATGAACGACCCACCTGTGATGTGAAATATGACTGTTTTTATGACTACGCCTTTAGAGTTTATTCAGTACTTTCATTTATCGACTTTCAACGGCTTCCCTATTCTGTGACATAATCTTAGTAAAGTTATTGTTTTACAACATTCTGCTGTGCAATTAACTAAGTTGCCATCATAAACTGAttaaatgaatcatttaaaaggaaaagggtttgtttgttttcttgccaaGAATTTGATGAgtagattgataccactcacaTGCCTGTGCTGTAAATGTTAAAGTTTGTGCCAGTAGCTAGCttacttagcttagcataaagactagtAACAGGGTAAAACGATTAGCACGACagtgcccctgcaaaatagtgtaAGGGGGAGacgagccctggcattaaaatggctaaatccctgcATAAGAAAAGGTAACTTGTACAacgtcacatgatgcactggTGCCCAAAAAGAggttttcccataagcttacactGTGAAAGAGGtggctgtaaaacagtggatacatttttttgaacgTCACAACTCccgcaaaatgactcgtttgactatcataatttgagccattcagtcaaaagtctagaagagccatAAGATGGTATCATTCAATCTCTGTTaaagttagccgggcgctaaaccggaagttagccagcttggtcggcggaagtctctagtgcgcacgctCTGTGGGCCTCACAACGCAGAAGATCTGGTTGTTTTTATGCCTAGGAAGTTGAGATTTTTTGGCATCATGCGCCACTGCTCATAGGAATAAGGGGGGCAATATTTTTGgaaaagcagcaacacacagaTAGTGGAAGTGAGGGGAATGCCGACTGAAACGGTCGGCCGATAGCAGGCTTTTACCCACAGTCAACAATTAGTGAGTCAGACTAGCTTGGCTTTGtctaaaggtaacaaaatctgcctctAAAGCACTTTCTAAGCTTGCTAATTAACATGAtatatcttgtttatttaatctgCATAAAAGTATTAAAACGACAATTCAGCATTTTACAAGGGGGTTATGTAATGAAGTATTTCTTGGCGGGAGCAGTAACTTCCTGAAGTCAATGACAATTGATCCTGGCTGAGCTTTAAAGTGCcttggacagagccagactaACTGCagccagtctttgtgctaagctaagctaaccagctgccgGTGGTAGCAGCGTGTTTGACGTACAGACATGAAATTGGTATCAATCTTCCTATCCAACTCTGATCCTGACACTGGGCACATTTCCTTGGAGTTACTGGGAATTTCAGGGATTTTTCCATTGCACACATTCTTCACGTTGGGCTGTTTTAAAGGTTGACTTTGGAAGAAAATTTCTTCAAATTGACCGTCTCTCAGGAAAACATGAGTTATCTAAATTTAAATATAATGGATTTAGTATTCTACATCTGAATTAGTGCAGACAAAGAtctgaaatcacatttttacGACCATGTAGGGAGATGAAATTTGTAGAAGACATCATTGAAAagttaactgaataaataaaacgaAGGTTAAAAAAAGATGCTGAGGAAGGACTCTTTAAAAATCTGGCTCCGGCTTGATCTCCTTTAAGAGTAATGGAGTGATacgtgggtttttttttttttttaactgacaTTGACATTGTACTGTAATGTATTCTCCTAATGCATTTCCAAGCTTCTACTTTGCATGAAAAATTCAACATAATCACTTTTCTACGACAGTGGCAGCGTCCAAAAACCAGGAATCTTGGGCTGAACGATGGTCTTTAACAGGATACGCGGCATATGTCCTTCATTTCATGTGCGCGACGCTGAGGTGCTTACATCATGCTGCAAAACAAATATGCTGGCACTGGGGGTAATGGTGCGTCTAGCTTCATTTTCCAGCACTGCAGTCATGTCTGCTTCTCCCTGCGCTGGCTCCAGGAGGGCCCAGCAGCTTAACAAGCCTCTCGGGGAcccagacagcagagaggagatgaTTTTACCTCAGGACACagtctgacagac
It includes:
- the LOC141015293 gene encoding uncharacterized protein isoform X1 is translated as MPNSSEQSHFGGSLSQWGPEWTEGHNDRAASRCHYCGTVAGRRNSLALCGGDLGLGEKQDPVLQSTLHVHPVRHVQQLMRKNSAPDLNSSLYLRQVMAGRASAPPQDYYLADATLSGQPLEESGFYRDNQHLLNRSVLHYGSSAGGVRPTWDQGQARATPSVLASASTPTPAPPPPPPPPPPPPPPPPPPLHELSRMYRETLGSKMIQDVQRIGGSSPSPAVYGVQPPLPFYTAELSSLSARQAYNNINSLSLDPRQPAAVVDPASQGMDGGLPRAYGAIASQRLPYDPNYDPSAAMVAATAGMASGMPPHHPSAVDPKKMVDPAFLSFLRSEGLVESTITLLLQHGFDSTATLGMMEDHDVRSVAPNLAQARVLSRVALSCKASGPVPRTRSNSFSHRNDLYMQPQGLTMDPNLMQQPPTTIQTVSPRMGEFLGRRPSSAPSQHLLETTTYPGARPLATGAFPISPGGYSSAVTQGRPLSLYNAHTGLAMSALGQQPPPAPGTPGAAPKTFSGSYSPMELMKRAPNLPLASPVGAPSPLHSPQLLRKGLNAATESTIVPVTSSTTLQAQNLNNNKMVGRRTGPPVIVSTMATTPDTSIRPQIMNGPMHPRPLVALLDGRDCTVEMPILKDLATVAFCDAQSTQEIHEKVLNEAVGAMMYHTITLTREDLEKFKALRIIIRIGSGYDNIDIKAAGELGIAVCNIPSAAVEETADSTLCHILNLYRRNTWLYQALREGTRVQSVEQIREVASGAARIRGETLGLIGFGRSGQAVAVRAKVFGFNVIFYDPYLQDGLERSLGVQRVYTLQDLLYQSDCVSLHCNLNEHNHHLINDFTIKQMRQGAFLVNTARGGLVDEKALAQALKEGRIRGAALDVHETEPFTFAQGPLKDAPNLICTPHTAWYSEQASLEMREAAATEIRRAITGRIPDSLRNCVNKEFFVTTAPWAVMDQPGVHPELNGAAYRYPPGVVGVAPGGIPGALEGMVPGGVPIAHTLPSGTHPSQAPSPNQPSKHGETREHLTEQ